The following coding sequences lie in one Apium graveolens cultivar Ventura chromosome 3, ASM990537v1, whole genome shotgun sequence genomic window:
- the LOC141710747 gene encoding pyruvate dehydrogenase E1 component subunit beta-1, mitochondrial-like isoform X1 → MSVGQISVPIVFRGPNGAVAGVGAQHSQCYAAWFGACPWLKVLAPYSSEDARGLLKAAIRDPDPVVFLENKLLYGESFPVSVEVLDSSFCLPIGKAKIKLWIK, encoded by the exons ATGTCTGTCGGTCAAATTTCGGTACCTATTGTTTTCAGAGGACCAAATGGTGCTGTAGCAGGAGTTGGTGCCCAACACTCTCAG TGCTATGCAGCATGGTTTGGTGCGTGTCCATGGTTGAAGGTGCTCGCTCCATACTCTTCAGAAGATGCTCGAGGCTTGTTGAAAGCTGCTATTAGGGACCCAGACCCTGTTGTTTTCCTAGAGAACAAGTTGTT ATATGGTGAGTCATTCCCTGTTTCTGTGGAAGTTCTTGATTCTAGTTTCTGTCTACCAATAGGGAAAGCCAAG ATAAAACTATGGATTAAATAA
- the LOC141710747 gene encoding pyruvate dehydrogenase E1 component subunit beta-1, mitochondrial-like isoform X2: protein MSVGQISVPIVFRGPNGAVAGVGAQHSQCYAAWFGACPWLKVLAPYSSEDARGLLKAAIRDPDPVVFLENKYGESFPVSVEVLDSSFCLPIGKAKIKLWIK, encoded by the exons ATGTCTGTCGGTCAAATTTCGGTACCTATTGTTTTCAGAGGACCAAATGGTGCTGTAGCAGGAGTTGGTGCCCAACACTCTCAG TGCTATGCAGCATGGTTTGGTGCGTGTCCATGGTTGAAGGTGCTCGCTCCATACTCTTCAGAAGATGCTCGAGGCTTGTTGAAAGCTGCTATTAGGGACCCAGACCCTGTTGTTTTCCTAGAGAACAA ATATGGTGAGTCATTCCCTGTTTCTGTGGAAGTTCTTGATTCTAGTTTCTGTCTACCAATAGGGAAAGCCAAG ATAAAACTATGGATTAAATAA